A stretch of Hoplias malabaricus isolate fHopMal1 chromosome 10, fHopMal1.hap1, whole genome shotgun sequence DNA encodes these proteins:
- the si:ch211-198c19.1 gene encoding uncharacterized protein si:ch211-198c19.1: MKSCSLLRFLLLVAVVVLSSLKTLNSVDELKKTGFGTPPPRHGLVLLVWYVKNCIDNNMVALCDPAAGEYGFHQFKNQGPSRLLPPLKDKKTFGYYTLGNLHYKGATDLPYEVKRYYDPHNPTSNMDRVLVKFNKNKNTIEEVYISEHYKKTKTYLVGAPLIEELRRGF; encoded by the coding sequence ATGAAATCCTGTAGCTTGCTGAGGTTCCTGTTGCTGGTGGCTGTGGTGGTCTTGTCTTCTTTGAAAACATTAAACTCAGTGGATGAGCTGAAGAAAACCGGCTTTGGGACCCCCCCTCCAAGACATGGTCTGGTGCTGCTGGTGTGGTATGTGAAGAACTGCATCGACAACAACATGGTGGCCCTCTGTGACCCCGCAGCAGGAGAATACGGCTTCcaccagttcaagaaccaggGGCCCTCCCGTCTACTCCCACCTCTGAAGGACAAAAAGACGTTTGGCTACTACACCTTAGGAAACCTGCATTACAAAGGAGCCACTGACCTCCCCTACGAGGTCAAGAGATACTATGATCCACACAACCCGACGAGCAACATGGACAGAGTCCTGGTCAAGTTCAACAAGAACAAGAACACCATCGAAGAAGTCTACATATCAGAGCACTATAAGAAAACAAAGACCTATCTTGTTGGTGCCCCTCTAATAGAGGAATTAAGACGAGGGTTTTAA